Proteins co-encoded in one Coriobacterium glomerans PW2 genomic window:
- a CDS encoding universal stress protein — translation MNEGYSKIFVSLDGTEQQDFVLARAIRVAANNHAKLTCGHVIDSTALESAGAYPADLITGLETAFKESIAAQVDEARANPEIDDVEVIIRAGRIRETLKDEMLDVIQPDLVVCGARGLSSIKYALLGSISTFLLRNTECDILVVK, via the coding sequence ATGAACGAGGGCTATTCCAAGATCTTCGTATCGCTCGATGGCACCGAGCAGCAGGACTTCGTGCTCGCCCGCGCGATCAGAGTCGCCGCGAACAATCACGCGAAGCTGACATGCGGCCACGTCATCGATTCGACCGCGCTGGAATCCGCTGGCGCCTACCCGGCGGATCTCATCACGGGCCTCGAGACCGCCTTCAAGGAATCCATCGCCGCGCAGGTCGATGAGGCGCGCGCGAATCCCGAGATCGATGACGTCGAGGTCATCATTCGCGCCGGGCGCATTCGCGAGACGCTCAAAGACGAGATGCTCGATGTGATCCAGCCCGATCTCGTCGTGTGCGGCGCGCGCGGCCTCTCCTCGATCAAGTACGCCCTGCTCGGCTCGATATCAACGTTCTTGCTGCGGAACACCGAATGCGATATCCTGGTTGTGAAGTAG
- the purH gene encoding bifunctional phosphoribosylaminoimidazolecarboxamide formyltransferase/IMP cyclohydrolase yields the protein MGSDVKIGRALISVTDKTGVVDFARSLVEDFGVEIISTGGTAASLEQAGIPVKPIERFTGFPEMMDGRVKTLHPKVHGGLLARRDSDRHMAEAAEYGIEMIDLVCVNLYEFEKTVAEPEVTFEDAIEHIDIGGPSMLRSAAKNNRFVTVVCDPRDYDRVLGEMRIHEGSTTAGTRRRLAAKVYARTAAYDTAISIWLNSYLDQEASVDSDISFEPPEEFDLHLVKSQDLRYGENPHQAAAVYRFADEFSRIGSSQSPLIGAEQIQGRPLSYNNLLDADAAWNAVREFDEPAVIILKHQNPCGSAVAADVTRAYDRAFACDPKSAFGGIIAVNREVPRSLVEHFADRNKQFVEVIIAPSFEPRALERLSKRKNLRVLACGGAEGHARIEARSIDGGMLLQSVDTVSEDISEFTFPTTRRPTDREMADLMFAWRVCKTVKSNAILIAKDGAGIGMGPGQPNRVDSALLACQRAQECCRRMGIAPTGLACASDAFFPFRDNVDVLARHGVTAIIQPGGSVRDDECIKACDDHEIAMIFTCRRHFRH from the coding sequence ATGGGATCAGATGTGAAAATCGGCCGTGCGCTGATCTCGGTCACGGACAAGACGGGCGTGGTCGATTTCGCACGATCTCTGGTCGAGGACTTCGGTGTCGAGATCATTTCGACAGGCGGCACGGCCGCCTCTCTAGAGCAGGCTGGCATTCCCGTCAAGCCGATCGAGCGGTTCACCGGCTTTCCCGAGATGATGGACGGCCGCGTGAAGACGCTGCATCCCAAGGTCCATGGCGGTCTGCTCGCTCGACGCGATTCGGACCGTCACATGGCGGAGGCCGCCGAGTACGGTATCGAGATGATCGATCTGGTTTGCGTCAACCTCTACGAGTTCGAGAAGACCGTTGCAGAGCCGGAGGTCACGTTCGAGGACGCGATCGAGCACATCGACATCGGGGGTCCCTCCATGTTGCGCTCCGCTGCGAAGAACAACAGATTCGTGACGGTCGTGTGCGATCCTCGAGACTACGATCGGGTTCTCGGCGAGATGCGCATCCATGAGGGCTCCACGACGGCGGGGACGCGCCGCCGACTGGCCGCGAAGGTCTACGCGCGCACCGCCGCCTATGACACGGCTATTTCGATCTGGCTCAACTCCTACCTCGATCAGGAGGCCTCCGTCGACTCGGACATCAGTTTCGAACCTCCTGAGGAGTTCGATCTTCATCTCGTGAAGAGCCAGGATCTTCGATATGGCGAGAATCCCCATCAGGCGGCGGCGGTCTATCGGTTCGCCGACGAGTTCTCCCGCATCGGATCGTCTCAAAGTCCGCTGATCGGCGCAGAGCAGATCCAAGGCCGTCCGCTGTCGTATAACAACCTGCTCGATGCCGATGCGGCGTGGAACGCCGTGCGCGAGTTCGATGAGCCCGCCGTCATCATCTTGAAGCATCAGAATCCCTGCGGCTCCGCGGTTGCCGCAGATGTCACCCGCGCCTACGATCGCGCGTTCGCATGCGATCCCAAAAGCGCGTTCGGTGGCATCATCGCCGTGAATCGCGAGGTGCCGCGCTCTCTCGTCGAGCACTTCGCCGATCGCAACAAGCAGTTCGTCGAGGTCATCATCGCCCCGTCCTTTGAGCCTCGCGCGCTCGAGCGCCTCTCCAAGCGCAAGAACCTGCGAGTTCTCGCATGCGGAGGTGCCGAGGGCCACGCGCGTATTGAGGCTCGATCGATCGACGGCGGAATGCTGCTGCAAAGCGTCGACACGGTGAGCGAGGACATATCGGAGTTCACCTTTCCCACGACGCGTCGGCCGACCGACCGGGAGATGGCCGATCTCATGTTCGCGTGGCGCGTCTGCAAGACCGTCAAATCCAATGCGATCCTGATCGCGAAAGATGGCGCGGGCATAGGAATGGGTCCGGGCCAGCCGAACCGGGTGGACTCCGCGCTGCTCGCCTGCCAGCGGGCGCAGGAGTGCTGCCGGCGCATGGGAATCGCGCCGACGGGTCTGGCCTGCGCGAGCGATGCGTTCTTTCCATTTCGGGACAACGTCGACGTGCTCGCGCGCCACGGTGTCACGGCGATCATCCAGCCGGGGGGATCGGTGCGCGATGACGAGTGCATCAAGGCCTGCGACGATCACGAGATCGCGATGATCTTCACGTGCCGTCGTCACTTCCGTCATTAG
- the deoC gene encoding deoxyribose-phosphate aldolase, whose protein sequence is MNLNRTEIARYMDHTMLKPQASADDIDRAADEAKRFQTASVCVNSYWVPRVATALAGSSVKTGAAIGFPLGAASTAAKVAEATDAVAAGAEEIDMVMNIGELKGSRDQIVLADIVAVADAVHAGSALLKVILECCLLTDEEKRRACRLAVSGRADFVKTSTGFSTGGATVHDVELMRAVVGPDFGVKAAGGIHTAAEARALIEAGANRLGVSGTAAILAEASA, encoded by the coding sequence ATGAATCTGAACCGAACCGAGATCGCCCGCTACATGGATCACACCATGCTGAAACCGCAGGCGAGCGCCGACGACATCGACCGGGCCGCCGATGAGGCGAAACGCTTTCAGACCGCCTCGGTATGCGTGAACTCCTACTGGGTTCCGCGGGTGGCAACCGCACTCGCGGGATCTTCGGTCAAGACCGGTGCCGCCATAGGGTTTCCGCTGGGAGCCGCCTCCACCGCGGCGAAGGTCGCCGAGGCCACCGATGCCGTAGCCGCCGGCGCCGAGGAGATCGATATGGTCATGAACATCGGTGAGCTGAAGGGAAGTCGCGACCAGATCGTTCTCGCAGACATCGTCGCCGTCGCCGATGCGGTGCACGCCGGATCAGCCCTGCTCAAGGTTATCCTCGAGTGCTGCCTTCTCACCGATGAGGAGAAGCGGCGCGCATGTCGGCTGGCGGTGAGCGGCAGGGCCGATTTTGTCAAGACGTCGACCGGATTCTCAACGGGCGGAGCGACCGTCCACGACGTGGAGCTCATGCGCGCTGTCGTGGGGCCCGACTTCGGCGTCAAGGCCGCCGGCGGAATCCATACGGCGGCCGAGGCGCGCGCCCTCATCGAGGCCGGCGCGAATCGGCTCGGCGTCTCCGGGACCGCGGCGATCCTCGCGGAGGCGAGCGCATGA
- a CDS encoding undecaprenyl-diphosphate phosphatase, translated as MDLLELIKSAFLGLVEGVTEWLPISSTGHLILVDEFVKLDVTPQFWNMFEVVIQLGAILAVCVLFFHDLNPFSARKGARGRRQTWVLWGKIIVGCIPAAVIGLAVNDFMEEHLNNSYVVAAALIVYGIAFIIIENRRAARDLGPGCEAVPGRSIREGGTHFASSAEATSICGSDSETGDFGEIATLQDITWKTALGIGLFQVLAIVPGTSRSGSTIIGGLLLGCTRSVAARFTFFLAVPVMFGASLLKLVKYFIKGGSFGASETAIMAVGCIVAFLVSLAAIRWLMDFVRCHDFKGFGVYRIVLGIIVLAYFVGVRPALGL; from the coding sequence TTGGATCTTCTGGAACTCATCAAATCGGCGTTTCTCGGCTTGGTCGAGGGCGTCACCGAATGGCTGCCGATCTCCTCCACGGGTCATCTCATCCTCGTGGACGAGTTCGTGAAGCTTGACGTGACACCGCAGTTCTGGAATATGTTCGAGGTGGTCATCCAGCTCGGTGCCATCTTGGCCGTGTGCGTCCTGTTCTTCCACGATCTGAACCCGTTTTCTGCGCGCAAGGGAGCACGTGGGCGTCGGCAGACCTGGGTTTTGTGGGGCAAGATCATCGTCGGCTGCATTCCGGCTGCGGTCATAGGTCTCGCGGTCAACGATTTTATGGAGGAGCACCTCAACAACTCCTACGTGGTCGCCGCCGCGCTCATCGTCTACGGCATCGCGTTCATCATCATCGAGAACCGGCGCGCCGCGCGCGATCTCGGGCCGGGATGCGAGGCGGTGCCGGGTCGAAGCATCCGGGAAGGCGGCACCCATTTCGCTTCGAGCGCCGAGGCGACCTCGATCTGCGGATCGGATTCAGAGACGGGCGATTTCGGCGAGATCGCGACGCTTCAGGACATCACTTGGAAAACCGCGCTCGGTATCGGATTGTTCCAGGTGCTCGCCATCGTTCCGGGCACGTCGCGGTCGGGCTCGACGATCATCGGCGGGCTGCTGCTGGGCTGCACGCGCTCGGTGGCCGCGCGATTCACGTTCTTTTTGGCCGTGCCGGTCATGTTCGGCGCGAGCCTGCTCAAGCTTGTGAAGTACTTCATCAAGGGCGGCTCGTTCGGGGCGAGCGAGACGGCTATCATGGCCGTCGGCTGCATCGTGGCATTTCTCGTGTCGCTGGCTGCCATTCGCTGGCTCATGGATTTCGTGCGCTGCCATGATTTCAAGGGCTTCGGTGTCTATCGCATCGTGCTCGGCATCATCGTGCTGGCGTACTTTGTGGGTGTCCGGCCCGCACTGGGGCTCTGA
- a CDS encoding ABC transporter permease — translation MRTLIKVARRPITGTLAAILLGFIVAAILLGAAGFDPGASFTALFQGILSRPRYISNTIIKASPIILTGVSVAFAFKTGLFNIGAEGQYIAGAVCAVLVGAKLDLPAPIQIPIVVLAGVAGGAIIGAITGELKARFGIHEVITAIMLNWIMLYINNFIVMSDLYHRPNSTGSLAVSPSSFTTILGEWKISRAGQDMLRGMDWLQDFLVRPDVNIMFVAAILVAALAWFMLHRSKFGFALRAVGFNRDAAEFAGISVQRSMLCAMTFAGAISGLAGALVITGMQPHSLATLAAFENNGFNGFSVALIAGSSPLACIPAGLLFGGLIYGGQNMQLAVGAPTEIINIMIGTIVFFVALKHVFSILTSRLERRAEREAHRLGSEDGAAPPPPAERMTEEASAAERESECSRAPGEDRRDARQGGGTDAQ, via the coding sequence ATGAGGACTCTGATCAAGGTGGCCAGACGGCCCATCACCGGTACACTTGCCGCGATTCTGCTCGGTTTCATCGTTGCCGCGATTCTGCTCGGCGCTGCCGGGTTCGATCCCGGAGCATCGTTCACGGCGCTCTTTCAGGGTATCCTGTCGCGTCCCCGCTACATTTCCAATACGATCATCAAAGCGTCGCCTATCATTCTCACCGGCGTCTCGGTCGCCTTCGCGTTCAAAACCGGTCTGTTCAACATCGGCGCGGAGGGACAATACATCGCCGGCGCGGTCTGCGCCGTGCTCGTCGGCGCCAAGCTTGACCTGCCGGCGCCGATTCAGATCCCGATCGTGGTGCTCGCGGGCGTCGCCGGCGGAGCCATCATAGGCGCCATCACCGGCGAGCTCAAAGCGCGCTTCGGCATACACGAGGTCATCACGGCGATCATGCTCAACTGGATCATGCTCTACATCAACAACTTCATCGTCATGTCAGATCTCTACCATCGGCCCAATTCGACCGGAAGCCTCGCGGTGTCCCCTTCGAGCTTCACGACGATTCTCGGCGAATGGAAGATCTCACGAGCCGGACAGGATATGCTGCGCGGCATGGACTGGCTGCAGGACTTTCTCGTGCGGCCCGATGTGAACATCATGTTCGTCGCAGCGATTCTCGTGGCCGCGCTCGCGTGGTTCATGTTGCATCGCTCGAAGTTCGGCTTCGCGCTGCGCGCTGTCGGCTTCAACCGCGATGCGGCTGAATTCGCAGGCATCAGCGTGCAGAGAAGCATGCTTTGCGCCATGACGTTCGCCGGGGCCATCTCGGGACTCGCCGGCGCGCTCGTCATAACCGGAATGCAGCCGCACTCCCTGGCCACGCTCGCCGCCTTCGAGAACAACGGCTTCAACGGCTTCTCGGTCGCACTCATCGCCGGCTCATCCCCCTTGGCCTGCATCCCCGCGGGTCTGCTGTTCGGCGGACTCATCTACGGCGGCCAGAACATGCAGCTCGCTGTCGGGGCGCCGACCGAGATCATCAACATCATGATCGGCACGATCGTGTTCTTCGTTGCGCTCAAGCACGTCTTCTCGATTCTGACGTCTCGACTCGAGAGACGCGCCGAACGCGAGGCGCATCGCCTCGGCTCCGAGGATGGCGCCGCGCCCCCGCCGCCGGCTGAGCGGATGACGGAAGAGGCGAGCGCTGCGGAACGCGAAAGCGAATGCTCTAGAGCTCCAGGCGAAGATCGACGCGACGCTCGACAAGGAGGCGGCACCGATGCTCAATAA
- a CDS encoding response regulator transcription factor has protein sequence MALIYVVEDDEPIRRELTRLLERSGFSVAACTAFDEIVEEIVEAAPDLVLLDLTLPKTDGQLIARELRGLSDVPIIVLTSRTTEIDEVMSMTMGADDFISKPYSARVLIAHIEALLRRSAPPEERGVIAHEGVTIDLGRSTASANGRQVELTKNEVRILALLISRAGSIVSREAIMRDLWDSDAFIDDNTLTVNINRLRATLDRIGVRDYLVTHRGRGYSV, from the coding sequence ATGGCTTTGATCTACGTGGTCGAAGACGACGAGCCGATTCGCCGGGAGCTCACTCGGCTGCTCGAACGCAGCGGATTCAGCGTCGCCGCGTGCACGGCATTTGATGAAATCGTCGAAGAAATCGTGGAGGCCGCACCCGATCTCGTGCTGCTCGATCTCACATTGCCCAAGACCGACGGCCAACTCATCGCGCGGGAGCTGCGAGGCCTCAGCGATGTTCCCATCATCGTGCTGACATCCCGGACCACCGAGATCGATGAGGTCATGAGCATGACGATGGGCGCCGACGACTTCATCTCGAAACCCTACAGCGCGCGCGTGCTCATAGCGCACATCGAGGCCCTGCTCCGTCGATCGGCACCGCCCGAGGAGCGCGGCGTGATCGCGCACGAAGGCGTGACGATCGATCTCGGTCGCTCCACGGCGAGTGCGAACGGCCGCCAGGTCGAACTCACCAAAAACGAGGTGCGGATCTTGGCGCTGCTCATCTCCCGGGCGGGTTCGATCGTTTCTCGCGAGGCGATCATGCGCGATCTTTGGGACTCGGACGCCTTCATCGATGACAACACGCTGACGGTCAACATCAATCGCCTGCGAGCCACGCTTGATCGCATCGGCGTGAGAGATTACCTCGTCACGCATCGCGGCCGCGGCTACTCGGTGTAG
- a CDS encoding ABC transporter permease, giving the protein MLNNVTLLIGITLMYSTPLVFGALGGTISERSGVVNIGIEGMMNIGALAGVAGTYLSGDPWLGFLAAGVCGGVFAVLHALAAVVFRADQNVSGIALNLLGPGLALFIARLFWGGTQSPAVAGLPKVFGANAFSDTPWANLNVDSTVVLGLAAAVAMWFVLYKTKWGLRIRSVGEHPAAADTLGINVSRTRFVCVVISGVLAGLGGASITLAISSQFSITAVSGQGFIALAAVIFGKWTPQGSYCACLLFGMAQALTVVLGGGAIAVPSQILALLPYVLTLVVLVVFVGKSVAPKADGTPYEKGSR; this is encoded by the coding sequence ATGCTCAATAACGTGACGCTGCTCATCGGCATCACTCTCATGTACTCGACGCCGCTTGTGTTCGGAGCGCTCGGCGGCACGATCTCGGAGCGCTCCGGTGTCGTCAACATAGGCATCGAGGGTATGATGAACATCGGTGCGCTCGCCGGTGTCGCCGGGACCTATCTGAGCGGAGATCCATGGTTGGGATTTCTCGCCGCAGGCGTCTGCGGAGGCGTGTTCGCCGTGCTCCACGCATTGGCAGCCGTGGTGTTCCGAGCCGATCAGAACGTGTCGGGAATCGCGCTCAACCTGCTCGGACCGGGACTCGCGCTGTTCATCGCCAGGCTCTTCTGGGGCGGCACGCAATCGCCAGCCGTGGCCGGGCTTCCCAAGGTCTTCGGCGCGAACGCGTTCTCGGACACGCCGTGGGCGAATCTGAACGTCGATTCCACGGTCGTGCTCGGACTGGCCGCCGCCGTCGCGATGTGGTTCGTGCTCTACAAGACGAAGTGGGGCCTGCGCATACGATCGGTCGGCGAGCATCCCGCTGCGGCGGACACGCTCGGAATCAACGTCAGTCGAACGCGCTTCGTCTGCGTCGTGATCTCCGGCGTGCTCGCAGGCTTGGGCGGAGCCTCGATCACGCTCGCGATCAGCTCGCAGTTCTCGATCACCGCCGTATCCGGCCAGGGCTTCATCGCGCTCGCGGCGGTCATCTTCGGAAAGTGGACGCCGCAGGGATCGTATTGCGCGTGCCTGCTGTTCGGAATGGCTCAGGCGCTGACCGTCGTTCTGGGCGGTGGGGCGATCGCGGTGCCGAGTCAGATCCTGGCGCTTCTGCCCTACGTGCTGACGCTTGTGGTGCTCGTCGTCTTCGTGGGCAAATCGGTGGCGCCGAAAGCCGATGGAACGCCCTATGAGAAGGGATCGCGCTGA
- a CDS encoding sensor histidine kinase, with protein MKLSAYLRSAIPAIGFVALIDMVCALVLLTSRMGTASTLLVCGIMAAGALALLVGDYARKRPFFDDLERCGSDIEHPLWLTELVERPDYLEGEIAYDALCAISKAANDDIAAHRHQVEDYREYIETWVHEAKSPLAAAHLTLDNLERDSDAPAMIESIASLREELHRVEGYIDQALYFARSEALERDYLIRRHSLGRLVSNAIKANASQLIGAHITPVCEGLDLDVFTDEKWIGFILGQIVQNSIKYRREGAGTITFSGRIDNPGQARESVILSIRDDGCGICAADLPRVFDKGFTGLNGREVKRSTGIGLYLVKRLCKKMDVGISAASKEGSWFEIALSFSTNKFKYFC; from the coding sequence ATGAAACTCTCCGCCTATCTGCGCTCAGCGATTCCCGCGATCGGCTTCGTCGCCCTCATCGATATGGTCTGCGCCCTCGTGCTGCTGACCTCGAGGATGGGCACCGCGAGCACGTTGCTCGTCTGCGGCATCATGGCGGCGGGCGCGCTCGCCCTCTTGGTAGGGGACTACGCTCGCAAACGGCCGTTCTTCGATGATCTGGAGCGCTGCGGGTCTGACATCGAGCACCCTCTGTGGCTCACCGAACTCGTTGAGAGACCCGATTACCTCGAGGGCGAGATCGCCTATGACGCCCTGTGCGCCATTTCCAAGGCGGCCAACGACGACATCGCAGCTCATCGGCATCAAGTCGAGGATTATCGCGAGTATATCGAGACCTGGGTGCACGAGGCCAAGTCGCCGCTCGCGGCAGCCCATCTCACGCTTGACAATCTCGAACGCGACAGCGACGCCCCCGCGATGATCGAGAGCATCGCGTCTTTGCGCGAGGAGCTGCACCGCGTGGAGGGCTACATCGATCAGGCGCTGTATTTCGCTCGTTCAGAAGCTCTGGAGCGCGATTATCTCATCCGGCGGCACAGCTTGGGCCGGCTCGTATCGAATGCGATCAAGGCCAACGCCTCTCAGCTCATAGGCGCCCACATCACGCCGGTTTGCGAAGGACTCGATCTCGATGTGTTCACTGATGAGAAATGGATCGGTTTCATCTTGGGCCAGATCGTCCAGAACAGCATCAAATACCGCCGCGAAGGCGCGGGAACGATCACGTTCTCCGGCAGGATCGACAACCCCGGACAAGCGCGTGAGTCCGTCATCCTGTCAATTCGCGACGACGGCTGCGGGATCTGCGCAGCGGATCTGCCCCGCGTGTTCGACAAGGGATTCACCGGTCTCAACGGCCGAGAGGTGAAGCGATCGACCGGTATCGGTCTCTATCTGGTCAAACGGCTCTGCAAGAAGATGGATGTCGGAATCTCGGCGGCGTCGAAGGAGGGGAGCTGGTTCGAGATCGCCCTCTCCTTCTCGACGAACAAGTTCAAGTATTTCTGCTGA
- a CDS encoding phosphopentomutase, protein MRYERILAIVMDSIGVGGAPDAERYDSVGADTLGHIAKYFTDELGRPLDLPNLVQLGLSKTHPGGLAGIDAAPESRGAFGRMQVVSFGNDSLDGHWEMMCLPARFHVDYFPEGFPDSLLGEIEAFSGRKTIVNRPYSGTQVIYDWGERQMRTGELIVYTSGDSVLQIAAHEDVIDVEELYRICAHVRSLVNGPEITLGRVIARPYIGPDRDHFVRTSRRRDYGLEPTGPTAITKLQDAGYDTIAIGKTFDLFCGQGFDRSFHNESNADGMDHVDAVMAEGWTGLTFVNLVDFDAKYGHRRDARGDGEELELLDRRLGRVMDAMHDEDLLMISADHGNDPTYKGTDHTRELVPLLVWSPSMARSGSDLGLRSTCSDMGATILENFDVPNEVGTSFLEQVS, encoded by the coding sequence ATGAGATACGAGCGCATCCTAGCTATCGTCATGGACTCCATCGGCGTGGGAGGCGCGCCCGACGCCGAGAGATACGATAGCGTCGGAGCTGACACCTTGGGCCATATTGCGAAGTATTTCACCGACGAGCTGGGACGACCGCTTGATCTGCCCAACCTTGTCCAACTGGGACTCTCGAAGACCCATCCCGGCGGCTTGGCGGGCATCGATGCGGCCCCCGAGTCCAGAGGCGCCTTCGGTAGGATGCAGGTCGTGAGCTTCGGCAACGACTCCCTCGACGGCCACTGGGAGATGATGTGCCTGCCGGCGCGATTCCACGTCGACTACTTCCCCGAGGGATTCCCCGATAGCCTGCTCGGCGAGATCGAGGCCTTCTCCGGACGCAAGACGATCGTCAACAGGCCCTATTCGGGCACGCAGGTGATCTATGACTGGGGCGAGCGGCAGATGCGCACCGGCGAGCTCATCGTATACACCTCGGGAGACTCGGTGCTGCAGATCGCGGCGCATGAGGACGTCATCGATGTCGAGGAGCTCTACCGGATCTGCGCGCACGTCCGCTCGCTCGTGAACGGACCGGAGATCACGCTGGGTCGCGTCATCGCCCGGCCCTATATCGGACCCGATCGCGATCACTTCGTGCGGACGTCGCGACGACGCGACTACGGGCTCGAACCGACCGGGCCGACCGCCATCACGAAGCTGCAGGATGCCGGCTATGACACGATCGCGATCGGCAAGACGTTCGACCTATTCTGCGGTCAGGGTTTCGATCGCAGCTTTCACAACGAGAGCAACGCCGACGGCATGGACCACGTGGACGCCGTCATGGCCGAGGGCTGGACGGGGCTCACCTTCGTCAATTTGGTGGACTTCGACGCGAAGTACGGCCACCGCAGAGATGCGCGAGGCGATGGCGAGGAACTCGAGCTTCTCGATCGACGCCTGGGTCGGGTCATGGATGCGATGCACGATGAGGACCTGCTCATGATAAGCGCCGATCACGGCAACGATCCCACCTACAAGGGCACCGATCACACCCGAGAGCTCGTCCCGCTTCTCGTGTGGTCGCCATCGATGGCGCGCAGCGGCAGCGATCTGGGGCTGCGCAGCACCTGCTCGGATATGGGCGCGACGATACTTGAGAACTTCGACGTTCCGAACGAGGTGGGCACGAGCTTCCTCGAGCAGGTGAGCTGA
- a CDS encoding thymidine phosphorylase, which yields MRMYDIIERKRDGRALSEDEISFFVSGLVAGDIPDYQASALLMAIFLRGMDERETLALTLAMEHSGDTVDLSRIPGVKLDKHSTGGVGDKTTLAVVPIVASLGVNVAKMSGRGLGHTGGTLDKLESIPGLLTSLDRERFETIVREHGAAIVGQSGNLVPADKLIYALRDVTATVGSIPLIASSIMSKKLAAGADKILLDVKCGSGAFMKTPADARRLAECMVGIGAGANRACVALITNMDRPLGRAIGNALEVVEVVELLHGRGPADLERECVELAANMLLLAGRVPSLEAGRTAAGRAIVDGSAFERLREIVAAQGGDIGYLDDTDLFVRAPIEFEVIAPRDGFITAMDTTALGVCAVELGAGREHVDDEIDYAAGITLIKTRGDVVRGGEPIARLHTSDPARLDAARPIFEQAVFIGPQAPAAEPLVLARVCASGFERFD from the coding sequence ATGCGCATGTACGACATCATCGAGAGAAAACGCGACGGCCGTGCGCTCTCCGAGGACGAGATCAGCTTCTTCGTCAGCGGCCTTGTTGCGGGCGACATCCCCGACTATCAGGCTAGCGCCCTGCTCATGGCGATCTTCTTGCGCGGTATGGATGAGCGGGAGACCCTGGCGCTGACGCTGGCTATGGAGCACTCCGGCGACACGGTCGACCTGTCGCGCATCCCAGGTGTCAAGCTCGACAAGCACTCCACCGGAGGGGTCGGCGACAAGACGACGCTTGCGGTCGTGCCGATCGTCGCTTCGCTCGGCGTGAACGTCGCGAAGATGAGCGGACGGGGTCTGGGCCACACCGGCGGCACGCTTGACAAGCTTGAATCGATTCCCGGCCTGCTCACCTCGCTCGATCGCGAGCGCTTCGAGACGATCGTCAGGGAGCACGGTGCCGCCATCGTCGGTCAAAGCGGCAACCTCGTCCCCGCTGACAAGCTCATCTACGCCCTGCGCGACGTCACCGCTACGGTCGGCTCGATCCCTCTGATCGCTTCGAGCATCATGAGCAAGAAGCTCGCCGCGGGCGCCGACAAGATCCTGCTCGATGTCAAATGCGGTTCCGGTGCGTTCATGAAGACGCCCGCGGACGCTCGGCGGCTCGCCGAATGCATGGTCGGCATAGGAGCGGGCGCGAACCGTGCGTGCGTCGCGCTCATAACGAACATGGATCGCCCGCTCGGACGCGCCATCGGCAACGCGCTGGAGGTCGTTGAAGTCGTTGAGCTGCTGCACGGGCGCGGCCCCGCCGACCTCGAGCGCGAATGCGTCGAGCTGGCGGCGAACATGCTGCTGCTCGCCGGCCGCGTCCCCTCGCTTGAAGCCGGACGGACAGCAGCCGGTCGCGCCATCGTCGATGGATCGGCCTTTGAGAGACTTCGCGAGATCGTCGCCGCCCAAGGTGGCGATATCGGCTATCTCGATGACACGGATCTCTTTGTGCGCGCGCCCATCGAGTTCGAGGTCATAGCCCCGCGCGACGGCTTCATCACGGCGATGGACACGACCGCGCTCGGTGTCTGCGCAGTCGAGCTCGGTGCGGGCCGGGAGCATGTGGACGACGAGATCGATTACGCGGCGGGCATCACCCTGATCAAGACTCGCGGCGATGTCGTGCGCGGCGGAGAGCCGATCGCGCGTCTGCACACCTCCGATCCCGCGCGACTCGATGCCGCGCGGCCCATATTCGAGCAGGCGGTCTTCATCGGCCCCCAGGCACCGGCGGCCGAGCCGCTCGTGCTCGCGCGCGTCTGCGCATCCGGCTTCGAGCGCTTCGACTGA
- the cdd gene encoding cytidine deaminase: MDDTALVRAAIEARSQAYVPYSRFSVGAALKCADGAVYCGCNIENAAYSPSCCAERTAIFRAIFDGRREFSAIAVVGGPADEPISRLCAPCGVCRQVMMEFCDPKTFRIVLAAQADAPQSHLLEELLQLGFGPLDLKG; this comes from the coding sequence ATGGACGACACAGCATTGGTCCGAGCCGCCATCGAGGCGCGCTCGCAGGCCTATGTGCCCTATTCGCGCTTCTCTGTCGGCGCAGCGCTGAAGTGCGCTGATGGGGCGGTCTATTGCGGCTGCAACATCGAGAACGCGGCGTACTCCCCCTCCTGCTGCGCGGAGCGCACGGCGATCTTTCGGGCGATCTTCGATGGCAGACGCGAGTTCAGCGCCATCGCTGTCGTCGGCGGGCCCGCCGACGAGCCGATATCGCGCCTGTGCGCGCCATGCGGCGTGTGCCGCCAGGTCATGATGGAGTTCTGCGATCCGAAGACGTTTCGGATCGTGCTGGCGGCGCAGGCGGACGCGCCCCAGTCCCATCTTCTCGAAGAATTGCTCCAGCTCGGCTTCGGCCCGCTGGACCTGAAAGGCTGA